A single region of the Streptomyces sp. NBC_00425 genome encodes:
- a CDS encoding oxidoreductase produces the protein MTAVTDGAGDLPDDLTAAEAGMWQAFRNGSAYDLSSGDTVVDDPHGGHPWGGARTVRARIVAWLLLDGPPALAGRVASMKLAGVQISGSLDLAGGTVVPYVEMKRCRFERDVLLPEARFTTMRMVDCSVPRLEAARVHTEGDLHLPRCRFHNGVRLTDAHIGTDLLLNQAIVYRDRTGRSIAADGMTVGQDLQAELLESHGELSLRSAKIGVSLSLRGARLANPYTRLALNAPQLTVERSLYLTPAGVGGHALSGVTPARGTRIQRFECRGGIRLDDGRFGDAVDLERARFVLTDEQELSLRRVQTPELRFLGEQPLRGKVVLSGARVINLVDRASAWPGPGALHMGGFAYENLVPQGPFPLAERLRWVAAATAEYAPEPYERLAAVLRTGGEDEDAREVLLAKQRRRRETLPPAAKLWGYAQDWTVAYGYRPGRAAVWMAVLWAASSLAFAHAAHPPVDRQGHPPWNPALFALDLLLPVIDLGQVGQWQLSGGWQWLSTALVLLGWILATAVAAGATRLLRRG, from the coding sequence GTGACAGCGGTCACCGACGGCGCCGGCGATCTGCCGGACGACCTGACCGCGGCCGAGGCGGGCATGTGGCAGGCCTTCCGCAACGGCAGCGCGTACGACCTGAGCAGCGGGGACACGGTCGTCGACGATCCGCACGGCGGCCATCCGTGGGGCGGGGCGCGGACGGTGCGGGCCCGGATCGTCGCCTGGCTGCTGCTGGACGGGCCGCCGGCGCTGGCCGGCCGGGTGGCCTCGATGAAGCTGGCCGGCGTGCAGATCAGCGGCTCGCTGGATCTCGCGGGCGGCACGGTGGTGCCGTACGTGGAGATGAAGCGCTGCCGGTTCGAGCGGGACGTGCTCCTGCCCGAGGCGCGGTTCACGACCATGCGGATGGTGGACTGCTCGGTGCCGCGGCTGGAGGCGGCGCGGGTGCACACCGAGGGCGATCTGCACCTCCCGCGCTGCCGCTTCCACAACGGCGTGCGGCTCACCGACGCGCACATCGGCACCGACCTGCTGCTGAACCAGGCGATCGTCTACCGGGACCGCACCGGCCGGTCCATCGCCGCCGACGGCATGACGGTCGGCCAGGACCTCCAGGCCGAACTGCTCGAGTCGCACGGCGAGCTGAGCCTGCGCAGCGCCAAGATCGGCGTGTCGCTGAGTCTGCGCGGGGCGCGGCTGGCCAACCCGTACACGCGGCTCGCGCTGAACGCGCCCCAGCTGACCGTGGAGCGTTCGCTGTACCTCACCCCGGCCGGCGTCGGCGGCCACGCGCTGAGCGGTGTCACCCCGGCCCGCGGGACGCGCATCCAGCGTTTCGAGTGCCGGGGCGGGATACGCCTGGACGACGGCCGGTTCGGGGACGCGGTGGACCTGGAGCGGGCCCGGTTCGTCCTCACGGACGAGCAGGAGCTGTCGCTGCGCCGGGTGCAGACGCCCGAGCTGCGCTTCCTGGGCGAGCAGCCGCTGCGCGGCAAGGTGGTCCTGTCCGGCGCCCGGGTGATCAACCTGGTGGACCGGGCGAGTGCCTGGCCGGGTCCGGGCGCGCTGCACATGGGCGGCTTCGCGTACGAGAACCTGGTGCCGCAGGGACCGTTCCCGCTGGCCGAGCGGTTGCGCTGGGTGGCCGCGGCGACGGCCGAGTACGCCCCGGAACCGTACGAGCGGCTGGCGGCCGTGCTGCGGACCGGCGGGGAGGACGAGGACGCGCGCGAGGTGCTGCTGGCCAAGCAGCGCCGTCGTCGTGAGACCCTGCCGCCGGCGGCGAAGCTCTGGGGCTACGCGCAGGACTGGACGGTCGCGTACGGATACCGGCCGGGCCGCGCGGCGGTGTGGATGGCGGTGCTGTGGGCGGCGAGCTCGCTGGCCTTCGCCCACGCCGCGCACCCGCCCGTCGACCGGCAGGGGCACCCGCCCTGGAACCCGGCCCTGTTCGCCCTCGACCTGCTGCTGCCGGTCATCGACCTCGGGCAGGTCGGCCAGTGGCAGCTGAGCGGCGGCTGGCAGTGGCTGTCGACGGCGCTGGTCCTGCTCGGCTGGATCCTGGCGACGGCCGTGGCGGCGGGGGCGACGAGACTGCTGCGCCGGGGCTGA
- the hisD gene encoding histidinol dehydrogenase: MISRIDLRGDALPEGPALRDLLPRADFDVSAALEKVRPICEAVHHRGDAALIDFAERFDGVRLESVRVPARAIADALDGLDPDVRAALEESIRRARLVHREQRRTTHTTQVVPGGAVTEKWVPVDRVGLYAPGGRSVYPSSVVMNVVPAQEAGVESIALASPAQAEFAGLPHPTILAACALLGVDEVYAAGGATAVAMFAYGTESCAPANMVTGPGNIWVAAAKRYFAGRIGIDAEAGPTEIAVLADATADPVHVAADLISQAEHDPLAAAVLVTDSVELADAVARELEPQVAATKHVEDRIVPALAGRQSAIVLVDGVEEGLRVVDAYGAEHLEIQTADAAAVADRVRNAGAIFVGPWAPVSLGDYAAGSNHVLPTGGCACHSSGLSVQSFLRGIHIVDYTRDALAEVAHHVVTLAEAEDLPAHGAAIKARFAWKVPTSK, from the coding sequence GTGATCTCCCGAATCGATCTGCGCGGCGACGCCCTTCCCGAGGGACCCGCCCTGCGCGACCTGCTGCCCCGAGCCGACTTCGACGTCTCGGCCGCCCTCGAGAAGGTGCGTCCGATCTGCGAGGCCGTGCATCATCGTGGCGACGCGGCGCTGATCGACTTCGCCGAGAGGTTCGACGGGGTGCGGCTGGAATCCGTACGGGTCCCGGCCCGCGCGATCGCCGACGCGCTGGACGGGCTCGACCCCGACGTGCGCGCGGCCCTGGAGGAGTCCATCCGCCGCGCCCGCCTCGTCCACCGCGAGCAGCGCCGTACGACCCACACGACGCAGGTCGTGCCCGGCGGCGCCGTGACCGAGAAGTGGGTGCCCGTCGACCGGGTCGGTCTGTACGCGCCCGGCGGCCGCTCGGTCTACCCGTCCTCCGTGGTGATGAACGTGGTGCCCGCCCAGGAGGCGGGCGTCGAGTCCATCGCCCTGGCCTCGCCCGCCCAGGCCGAGTTCGCAGGCCTGCCCCACCCGACGATCCTCGCCGCCTGCGCCCTGCTCGGCGTCGACGAGGTGTACGCGGCCGGTGGCGCGACCGCCGTCGCGATGTTCGCGTACGGCACGGAGTCCTGCGCGCCCGCGAACATGGTCACCGGCCCCGGCAACATCTGGGTCGCCGCCGCCAAGCGCTACTTCGCCGGCAGGATCGGCATCGACGCCGAAGCGGGACCGACCGAGATCGCCGTCCTCGCCGACGCCACGGCCGACCCCGTGCACGTCGCCGCCGACCTGATCAGCCAGGCCGAACACGACCCGCTGGCCGCCGCCGTCCTGGTCACCGACTCCGTCGAGCTGGCGGACGCGGTCGCCAGGGAACTGGAGCCGCAGGTCGCGGCCACCAAGCACGTCGAGGACCGGATCGTCCCGGCGCTCGCCGGCCGGCAGTCCGCGATCGTGCTGGTCGACGGCGTCGAGGAGGGTCTGCGGGTGGTCGACGCCTACGGCGCGGAGCACCTGGAGATCCAGACGGCGGACGCCGCCGCCGTGGCCGACCGGGTGCGGAACGCGGGCGCGATCTTCGTCGGGCCCTGGGCGCCGGTCTCGCTCGGCGACTACGCGGCCGGCTCCAACCACGTGCTCCCCACGGGTGGCTGCGCCTGCCACTCCTCCGGGCTGTCCGTGCAGTCCTTCCTCCGCGGCATCCACATCGTCGACTACACGCGCGACGCGCTCGCCGAGGTCGCGCACCACGTGGTGACGCTGGCGGAGGCGGAGGACCTGCCCGCCCACGGGGCGGCGATCAAGGCGCGGTTCGCATGGAAGGTGCCGACGAGCAAGTGA
- a CDS encoding histidinol-phosphate transaminase, with product MSFGIDDLPVRDELRGKSPYGAPQLDVPVRLNTNENPYPLPEPLVERIAERVRDAARELNRYPDRDAVELRTQLAKYLSDTTGHEVAAGNVWAANGSNEVLQQLLQTFGGPGRTAIGFEPSYSMHALIARGTGTGWISGPRGADFTVDLAAAERAIAEHRPDVVFVTTPNNPTGTAVPAETVLALYEAAQAAKPSIVVVDEAYIEFSHGDSLLPLIEGRPHLVVSRTMSKAFGAAGLRLGYLAAHPAVVDAVQLVRLPYHLSAVTQATALAALEHTDTLLKYVEQLKSERDRLVGELLAAGYEVTPSDANFVQFGRFDDAHAVWRQILDRGVLVRDNGVPGWLRVTAGTPEENDAFLDAVRELKKETSA from the coding sequence GTGAGCTTCGGAATCGACGATCTCCCCGTACGGGACGAGCTGCGCGGCAAGTCCCCCTACGGCGCGCCCCAGTTGGACGTCCCCGTACGGCTGAACACGAACGAGAACCCCTACCCGCTGCCCGAGCCGCTGGTCGAGCGGATCGCCGAGCGGGTGCGCGACGCGGCCCGCGAGCTCAACCGGTACCCGGACCGCGACGCCGTGGAGCTGCGGACGCAGCTGGCGAAGTACCTCAGCGACACGACTGGGCACGAGGTCGCCGCGGGCAACGTGTGGGCCGCCAACGGCTCCAACGAGGTCCTCCAGCAGCTGCTGCAGACCTTCGGCGGACCCGGCCGCACGGCCATCGGCTTCGAGCCGTCGTACTCGATGCACGCTCTCATCGCCCGCGGCACCGGGACCGGGTGGATCTCCGGGCCGCGAGGCGCCGACTTCACCGTCGACCTCGCGGCCGCCGAGAGGGCCATCGCCGAGCACCGCCCCGACGTCGTCTTCGTCACCACCCCCAACAACCCCACCGGCACCGCGGTCCCGGCCGAGACGGTCCTCGCACTGTACGAGGCCGCCCAGGCCGCGAAGCCGTCGATCGTCGTGGTCGACGAGGCGTACATCGAGTTCAGCCACGGCGACTCGCTGCTGCCGCTGATCGAGGGCCGGCCGCACCTCGTCGTGTCGCGCACGATGTCGAAGGCCTTCGGCGCGGCGGGCCTGCGCCTCGGGTACCTCGCCGCGCACCCGGCGGTGGTGGACGCCGTCCAGCTGGTCCGGCTGCCCTACCACCTGTCGGCGGTCACCCAGGCGACCGCGCTGGCCGCCCTGGAACACACCGACACCCTGCTGAAGTACGTCGAACAGCTGAAGTCGGAGCGGGACCGCCTGGTGGGCGAACTGCTCGCGGCCGGCTACGAGGTCACGCCGTCCGACGCCAACTTCGTGCAGTTCGGGCGGTTCGACGACGCCCACGCGGTGTGGCGGCAGATCCTCGACCGGGGCGTCCTGGTCCGGGACAACGGGGTGCCCGGCTGGCTTCGGGTCACCGCCGGAACCCCCGAAGAGAACGACGCGTTCCTCGACGCGGTCCGTGAACTGAAGAAGGAGACGAGCGCATGA
- the hisB gene encoding imidazoleglycerol-phosphate dehydratase HisB — MTREGRVGRIERTTKETSVLVEIDLDGSGKVDVSTGVGFYDHMLDQLGRHGLFDLTVKTDGDLHIDSHHTIEDTALALGAAFKQALGDKVGIYRFGNCTVPLDESLAQVTVDLSGRPYLVHTEPEKMAPMIGEYDTTMTRHILESFVAQAQIALHVHVPYGRNAHHIVECQFKALARALRYASERDPRAAGILPSTKGAL, encoded by the coding sequence ATGACTCGCGAAGGCCGCGTCGGAAGAATCGAGCGCACCACGAAGGAGACCTCGGTCCTCGTCGAGATCGACCTCGACGGTTCCGGCAAGGTCGACGTGTCGACCGGTGTCGGCTTCTACGACCACATGCTCGACCAGCTCGGCCGGCACGGTCTGTTCGACCTGACCGTGAAGACCGACGGCGACCTGCACATCGACTCGCACCACACCATCGAGGACACCGCCCTCGCGCTGGGCGCCGCCTTCAAGCAGGCCCTCGGCGACAAGGTGGGGATCTACCGCTTCGGCAACTGCACGGTCCCGCTGGACGAGTCCCTCGCCCAGGTCACCGTCGACCTCTCCGGCCGCCCCTACCTCGTGCACACCGAGCCCGAGAAGATGGCGCCGATGATCGGCGAGTACGACACGACGATGACCCGGCACATCCTGGAGTCGTTCGTCGCCCAGGCGCAGATCGCGCTGCACGTGCACGTGCCCTACGGGCGCAACGCGCACCACATCGTGGAGTGCCAGTTCAAGGCGCTGGCCCGGGCCCTGCGCTACGCGTCCGAGCGCGACCCGCGCGCGGCCGGCATCCTCCCCTCCACGAAGGGCGCGCTGTAA
- the hisH gene encoding imidazole glycerol phosphate synthase subunit HisH yields the protein MELSSANGAKKVVVFDYGFGNVRSAERALARTGADVEITRDFDTAMNADGLLVPGVGAFAACMRGLKEARGDWIIGRRLSGGRPVMGICVGMQILFERGIEHGVETEGLDEWPGAVEPLQADVVPHMGWNTVDAPADSQLFAGLDADARFYFVHSYAVHDWSLEVLNPAMRAPRVTWATHGEPFVAAVENGALWATQFHPEKSGDAGAQLLTNWIGTL from the coding sequence GTGGAATTGAGCAGCGCGAACGGCGCGAAGAAGGTCGTGGTCTTCGACTACGGCTTCGGCAACGTCCGCTCCGCCGAGCGCGCCCTCGCGCGCACCGGCGCGGACGTCGAGATCACCCGTGACTTCGACACCGCGATGAACGCCGACGGACTGCTGGTGCCGGGCGTCGGCGCCTTCGCCGCCTGCATGCGCGGCCTGAAGGAGGCCCGCGGCGACTGGATCATCGGCCGCCGGCTCTCCGGCGGACGGCCGGTCATGGGCATCTGCGTCGGCATGCAGATCCTGTTCGAGCGCGGCATCGAGCACGGCGTGGAGACCGAGGGCCTCGACGAGTGGCCCGGCGCCGTCGAGCCGCTGCAGGCGGACGTCGTGCCGCACATGGGCTGGAACACCGTGGACGCCCCGGCCGACTCCCAGCTGTTCGCCGGCCTCGACGCGGACGCCCGCTTCTACTTCGTGCACTCCTACGCCGTCCACGACTGGTCCCTGGAAGTGCTCAACCCGGCGATGCGCGCCCCCAGGGTGACCTGGGCGACGCACGGCGAGCCGTTCGTGGCCGCCGTGGAGAACGGCGCCCTGTGGGCCACGCAGTTCCACCCCGAGAAGTCCGGCGACGCCGGAGCCCAGCTCCTCACCAACTGGATCGGAACACTGTGA
- the priA gene encoding bifunctional 1-(5-phosphoribosyl)-5-((5-phosphoribosylamino)methylideneamino)imidazole-4-carboxamide isomerase/phosphoribosylanthranilate isomerase PriA, whose product MSKLELLPAVDVRDGQAVRLVHGESGTETSYGSPLEAALAWQRSGAEWLHLVDLDAAFGTGDNRALIAEVAKAMDIKVELSGGIRDDDTLAAALATGCTRVNLGTAALETPEWVAKVISEHGDRIAVGLDVRGTTLRGRGWTRDGGDLYETLARLDQEGCARYVVTDIAKDGTLQGPNLELLKNVCAVTDRPVVASGGVSSLDDLRAIAELVPLGVEGSIVGKALYAKAFTLEEALEAVAR is encoded by the coding sequence GTGAGCAAGCTCGAACTCCTCCCCGCCGTCGACGTCCGCGACGGCCAGGCCGTCCGTCTCGTGCACGGCGAGTCCGGGACCGAGACCTCCTACGGCTCTCCGCTCGAGGCGGCCCTCGCCTGGCAGCGGTCGGGCGCCGAGTGGCTGCACCTGGTCGACCTGGACGCCGCGTTCGGCACCGGCGACAACCGCGCGCTGATCGCCGAGGTCGCGAAGGCGATGGACATCAAGGTGGAGCTCTCCGGCGGCATCCGCGACGACGACACCCTCGCCGCCGCCCTCGCCACCGGCTGCACGCGGGTGAACCTGGGCACGGCCGCCCTGGAGACGCCCGAGTGGGTCGCCAAGGTCATCTCCGAGCACGGGGACAGGATCGCGGTCGGTCTGGACGTCCGCGGCACCACCCTGCGCGGCCGCGGCTGGACCCGCGACGGAGGCGACCTCTACGAGACGCTGGCCCGTCTCGACCAGGAGGGCTGCGCGCGGTACGTGGTCACCGACATCGCCAAGGACGGCACCCTGCAGGGCCCGAACCTCGAGCTGCTGAAGAACGTCTGCGCGGTCACCGACCGGCCCGTCGTCGCCTCCGGCGGCGTGTCGTCGCTGGACGACCTCCGGGCCATCGCCGAGCTGGTCCCGCTCGGCGTCGAGGGCTCCATCGTCGGCAAGGCGCTGTACGCGAAGGCGTTCACCCTGGAAGAGGCCCTGGAAGCGGTGGCCCGGTGA
- a CDS encoding RidA family protein, with the protein MSEVRRIGSGGPWEEAFGYSRAVQLPGGLVLVSGCTSVVDGEIAAGGPYEQTINAFNVAFAALEKLGLGRDDVVRTRMYLTHARDVDDIGRAHKELFDAVRPAASMVIVSGFVDPSLVVEVEVEAFRSGGEEEVSAP; encoded by the coding sequence GTGAGCGAGGTGCGCCGGATCGGGTCCGGCGGACCCTGGGAGGAGGCCTTCGGCTACTCCCGCGCGGTGCAGCTGCCGGGCGGGCTGGTGCTCGTCTCCGGCTGCACCTCCGTGGTGGACGGCGAGATCGCCGCCGGGGGGCCGTACGAGCAGACGATCAACGCCTTCAACGTGGCCTTCGCCGCGCTGGAGAAGCTGGGGCTCGGCCGCGACGACGTCGTCCGCACGCGCATGTACCTCACCCACGCGCGGGACGTCGACGACATCGGGCGCGCCCACAAGGAGCTGTTCGACGCCGTCCGGCCGGCCGCGTCCATGGTCATCGTGTCCGGCTTCGTGGACCCGAGCCTGGTCGTCGAGGTCGAGGTCGAGGCGTTCCGCTCGGGCGGCGAAGAGGAGGTGTCCGCGCCATGA
- the hisF gene encoding imidazole glycerol phosphate synthase subunit HisF has translation MTLAVRVIPCLDVDAGRVVKGVNFQNLRDAGDPVEMAKVYDAEGADELTFLDITASSGNRETTYDVVRRTAEQVFIPLTVGGGVRTPEDVDKLLRAGADKVGVNTAAIARPELIREIAERFGRQVLVLSVDARRTESGSFEVTTHGGRRGTGIDAVEWAHRAAELGAGEILLNSMDADGTKDGYDLEMIAAVRKHVTVPVIASGGAGRLTDFAPAVEAGADAVLAASVFHFGDLRIGEVKQTLREAGHPVR, from the coding sequence ATGACGCTGGCCGTACGAGTCATCCCCTGCCTGGACGTGGACGCCGGCCGGGTGGTCAAGGGCGTCAACTTCCAGAACCTGCGCGACGCGGGCGATCCCGTCGAGATGGCCAAGGTGTACGACGCCGAGGGCGCCGACGAGCTGACGTTCCTGGACATCACCGCCTCCTCCGGCAACCGCGAGACGACGTACGACGTGGTGCGCCGCACCGCCGAGCAGGTGTTCATCCCGCTGACCGTGGGCGGCGGGGTCCGCACCCCGGAGGACGTCGACAAGCTGCTGCGGGCCGGCGCCGACAAGGTGGGCGTCAACACCGCCGCGATCGCCCGCCCGGAGCTGATCAGGGAGATCGCCGAACGGTTCGGGCGGCAGGTGCTGGTCCTGTCGGTGGACGCCCGGCGCACGGAGTCGGGCTCCTTCGAGGTGACGACCCACGGCGGCCGCCGTGGCACCGGCATCGACGCCGTCGAGTGGGCGCACCGGGCGGCGGAGCTGGGCGCCGGCGAGATCCTGCTCAACTCGATGGACGCGGACGGCACGAAGGACGGCTACGACCTGGAGATGATCGCCGCGGTGCGCAAGCACGTGACGGTCCCGGTGATCGCCTCCGGCGGCGCAGGCCGGCTCACGGACTTCGCGCCGGCCGTCGAGGCGGGCGCGGACGCGGTGCTCGCGGCGTCCGTCTTCCACTTCGGCGACCTGCGGATCGGCGAGGTCAAGCAGACCCTGCGCGAAGCGGGACACCCGGTGCGGTGA
- a CDS encoding ArsR/SmtB family transcription factor, with product MTDRERNRRITDLGTLKALAHPLRMQLYRGLTVARVATASHLADQVGEAVSLVSYHLRKLAEHGLIEEAEPQSADGRERWWRLASDGVSIRDEDFRDAPEKAAAHTAASRLFAEDRMDMYRRWLDERTHWGPEWNRSAESSESILRLTADELAELNAEMLALLRRYDERGRAAEAARPGEAAEGRENVSVHTYAFPFRA from the coding sequence ATGACAGACAGGGAGCGCAATCGCCGGATCACGGACCTGGGCACGCTGAAGGCGCTCGCCCACCCCCTCCGGATGCAGCTGTACCGCGGGCTGACCGTCGCCCGCGTCGCCACCGCCTCCCACCTCGCCGACCAGGTCGGCGAGGCCGTCTCGCTCGTCAGCTACCACCTGCGCAAGCTCGCCGAGCACGGGCTCATCGAGGAGGCCGAGCCGCAGAGCGCGGACGGCCGCGAGCGCTGGTGGCGGCTCGCCTCCGACGGCGTGAGCATCCGCGACGAGGACTTCCGCGACGCCCCGGAGAAGGCGGCCGCGCACACCGCGGCCAGCCGGCTCTTCGCCGAGGACCGCATGGACATGTACCGCCGCTGGCTCGACGAGCGGACCCACTGGGGCCCCGAGTGGAACCGCAGCGCCGAGTCCTCCGAGTCCATCCTGCGGCTCACCGCGGACGAACTGGCGGAGCTCAACGCCGAGATGCTCGCGCTCCTGCGCAGGTACGACGAGCGGGGCAGGGCCGCCGAGGCCGCTCGGCCCGGCGAGGCGGCCGAGGGCCGGGAGAACGTCTCGGTGCACACGTACGCGTTCCCGTTCCGTGCCTGA
- a CDS encoding MFS transporter has protein sequence MLRWLTAYTASMVGDSVYYIALSWAAVQAGTPAQAGLVMTASAVPRALLMLGGGVIADRLGPRRVVIGSDAVRCAAVLAVAALLYATTPGLWPLALLALVFGAVDAVFMPAVGALPARVTSRGQLARVQGMRGLAIRFASVVGGPLGGLGVAVGGAAAAFALAGLLIAVSVPLLCSVRIRELPADDKAAAGGTARSDLLAGLQYVRRHRVLAPLLLAIALGDLGFVGPLNVGLTLLADERGWGAAGMGWVLSGFGVGAGAASLLLTLRGRLPRAGRLAGSSLLAGSVAIGGLAFAPTLVSAVGTALLIGLLAGLSGAVCGALLQTQADPAYLGRVTAVSGLVSVGLTPLSMPVSAAAVGAWGTGPVFVVSAAVCALGGVVALSVRTLRRAELPR, from the coding sequence GTGCTGCGCTGGCTCACCGCCTACACCGCCTCCATGGTCGGCGACAGCGTCTACTACATCGCCCTGTCGTGGGCCGCCGTACAGGCCGGCACCCCCGCACAGGCCGGGCTGGTGATGACGGCGAGCGCGGTGCCGCGGGCCCTGCTGATGCTGGGCGGGGGAGTGATCGCCGACCGGCTGGGCCCGCGCCGGGTCGTCATCGGCAGCGACGCGGTGCGCTGCGCGGCCGTCCTGGCAGTGGCCGCGCTGCTGTACGCGACGACTCCCGGCCTGTGGCCGCTCGCCCTGCTCGCCCTGGTCTTCGGCGCCGTCGACGCCGTCTTCATGCCGGCCGTGGGCGCGCTCCCCGCGCGCGTGACGAGCCGCGGGCAGCTCGCGCGCGTCCAGGGCATGCGCGGCCTCGCCATCCGGTTCGCGAGCGTCGTCGGCGGGCCGCTCGGCGGTCTCGGGGTGGCGGTCGGCGGAGCGGCCGCCGCGTTCGCCCTGGCGGGGCTGCTGATAGCGGTCTCGGTGCCGCTGCTGTGCTCCGTGCGCATCCGCGAGCTGCCCGCCGACGACAAGGCGGCCGCCGGCGGCACCGCCCGGAGCGATCTGCTGGCGGGCCTGCAGTACGTGCGCCGCCACCGCGTCCTCGCCCCGCTGCTGCTGGCCATCGCCCTCGGCGACCTGGGCTTCGTCGGGCCCCTCAACGTGGGCCTGACCCTGCTGGCCGACGAACGCGGCTGGGGCGCCGCAGGCATGGGGTGGGTGCTCTCCGGGTTCGGCGTCGGCGCGGGCGCCGCCTCGCTGCTGCTGACCCTGCGGGGACGGCTCCCGCGCGCAGGCCGGCTGGCCGGCTCGTCGCTCCTGGCGGGCTCCGTGGCCATCGGCGGCCTCGCCTTCGCGCCCACCCTCGTCTCCGCCGTCGGCACGGCCCTGCTGATCGGGCTGCTCGCCGGGCTCAGCGGCGCCGTGTGCGGAGCCCTGCTGCAGACCCAGGCCGACCCGGCCTACCTGGGCCGCGTCACCGCCGTCTCCGGTCTCGTCAGCGTCGGCCTCACCCCGCTCAGCATGCCGGTGTCGGCCGCGGCCGTCGGAGCCTGGGGCACCGGACCCGTCTTCGTCGTCAGCGCCGCCGTCTGCGCACTGGGCGGGGTCGTGGCCCTGAGCGTGCGCACCCTGCGCCGCGCCGAACTGCCGCGCTGA
- a CDS encoding TIGR03085 family metal-binding protein produces the protein MSTFAKRERLLLADLLETAGPEAPTLCEGWQTRDLAAHVVVRERRPDAAGGILIKQLASRLDRVMEEFAAKPYDELIQLIRTGPPRFSPFQLKQLDEASNTIEFYVHTEDVRRARPDWSSRELDPVFQDALWSRLERTARLMGRGTPTGLVLRRPDGRTAVANRGTPVVTATGEPSELLLFLYGRQSAAVVELDGEKEAIDRLHGGKQLGI, from the coding sequence ATGTCCACTTTCGCGAAGCGTGAACGGCTCCTGCTCGCCGACCTCTTGGAGACCGCGGGCCCTGAGGCGCCCACGCTCTGCGAGGGCTGGCAGACCCGTGACCTGGCCGCGCACGTGGTGGTGCGCGAACGCCGTCCGGACGCTGCCGGGGGCATCCTGATCAAGCAGCTCGCGTCGCGCCTGGACCGGGTGATGGAGGAGTTCGCCGCGAAGCCGTACGACGAGCTGATCCAGCTGATCCGCACGGGTCCGCCGCGTTTCTCCCCGTTCCAGCTCAAGCAGCTCGACGAGGCGTCGAACACCATCGAGTTCTACGTGCACACGGAGGACGTCCGCCGGGCCAGGCCCGACTGGTCCTCGCGTGAGCTCGACCCGGTCTTCCAGGACGCGCTGTGGTCGCGTCTGGAGCGCACCGCGCGCCTGATGGGCCGCGGCACCCCGACGGGCCTGGTCCTGCGCCGTCCGGACGGCCGTACGGCGGTCGCCAACCGTGGCACGCCGGTCGTGACGGCGACGGGTGAGCCGTCGGAGCTGCTGCTGTTCCTGTACGGCCGGCAGAGCGCCGCCGTGGTGGAGCTGGACGGCGAGAAGGAAGCGATCGACCGGCTGCACGGCGGCAAGCAGCTCGGCATCTGA
- the hisI gene encoding phosphoribosyl-AMP cyclohydrolase, which translates to MTSTPTPSSLDPDIAARLKRSPDGLVPAIAQQYDTGEVLMLGWMDDEALHRTLTTGRCTYWSRSRREYWVKGDTSGHVQQVRSVALDCDADTVLVQVDQTGAACHTGARTCFEVDVLLKDAADAANADSGVPAADQ; encoded by the coding sequence ATGACCAGCACGCCCACGCCCAGCAGCCTGGACCCCGACATCGCCGCGCGTCTCAAGCGCAGCCCCGACGGGCTCGTCCCCGCCATCGCCCAGCAGTACGACACCGGTGAGGTGCTCATGCTCGGCTGGATGGACGACGAGGCGCTGCACCGCACGCTCACCACCGGCCGCTGCACCTACTGGTCGCGCAGCCGCCGCGAGTACTGGGTCAAGGGCGACACCTCCGGCCACGTCCAGCAGGTCAGGTCAGTGGCCCTCGACTGCGACGCCGACACCGTGCTCGTCCAGGTCGACCAGACCGGCGCCGCCTGCCACACCGGCGCGCGCACCTGCTTCGAGGTGGACGTGCTCCTGAAGGACGCCGCCGACGCCGCGAACGCCGATTCCGGCGTCCCGGCCGCGGATCAGTAA